In Balaenoptera ricei isolate mBalRic1 chromosome 4, mBalRic1.hap2, whole genome shotgun sequence, the following are encoded in one genomic region:
- the LOC132365573 gene encoding beta-1,3-galactosyltransferase 5-like, producing the protein MAYVKMRWMYISLVVLGALCLYFSLDGLSPFKGKPLVFENEGGNFLQLPDIDCRQDAPFLVLLVTSSHEQMFARSVIRNTWGREKIVGGKRIKTFFLLGTTPSKDMSRAVAQESQQYRDIIQKDFMDVYFNLTLKTMMGMEWIYRFCPQASFVMKTDSDVFVNIYYLTELLLKKNRTTRFFTGFLKLNEYPIRNRYIKWFVSELEYPWDKYPPFCSGIGYVFSSDVAGQVYNVAESVPFIKLEDVFVGLCLEKLQIKLEELHSKQTFFPGGLPFTICRYKKIVACHYINPHNMLLYWHALESSLDEECPDI; encoded by the coding sequence ATGGCTTATGTGAAGATGAGATGGATGTATATATCCCTGGTGGTCCTGGGAGCCCTTTGTCTGTATTTTAGCCTGGACGGTCTGAGTCCTTTTAAAGGCAAGCCATTGGTTTTCGAGAACGAAGGTGGGAACTTCCTTCAGCTCCCAGATATAGACTGCAGGCAGGATGCCCCCTTCCTTGTCCTGCTGGTGACTTCATCCCACGAACAGATGTTTGCCCGCTCGGTCATCCGGAACACGTGGGGGAGAGAAAAGATCGTGGGGGGAAAACGAATAAAAACATTCTTCCTCCTGGGAACCACCCCCAGTAAGGACATGTCGAGAGCAGTGGCCCAGGAGAGCCAGCAATATCGTGATATTATCCAGAAGGACTTCATGGATGTTTATTTCAATCTGACTCTGAAGACCATGATGGGTATGGAGTGGATCTACCGCTTTTGTCCGCAGGCATCTTTCGTGATGAAAACAGACTCTGACGTGTTTGTCAACATCTACTATCTGACTGAACTGCTCCTGAAGAAAAATAGAACAACTCGGTTTTTCACCGGCTTCTTAAAACTAAACGAATACCCAATCAGGAATAGGTACATTAAGTGGTTTGTTAGTGAATTAGAATATCCGTGGGACAAGTACCCTCCCTTTTGCTCCGGCATTGGCTATGTTTTCTCCAGCGATGTGGCGGGCCAGGTGTACAACGTTGCTGAAAGTGTCCCGTTCATTAAACTGGAAGATGTCTTTGTGGGGCTCTGCCTGGAAAAACTGCAAATCAAACTGGAGGAGCTTCACTCCAAGCAGACTTTCTTCCCCGGTGGGTTACCCTTCACCATATGCCGTTACAAGAAGATCGTGGCCTGCCATTATATCAACCCTCACAATATGCTGTTGTATTGGCATGCTCTGGAAAGTTCCCTGGACGAAGAGTGTCCAGATATCTGA